The Oxyura jamaicensis isolate SHBP4307 breed ruddy duck chromosome 28, BPBGC_Ojam_1.0, whole genome shotgun sequence genome contains a region encoding:
- the ANKLE1 gene encoding ankyrin repeat and LEM domain-containing protein 1, translated as MPRRPRRVRAPRGVPGDTATTLGHCITPGGADMSCRDGEGTASLDDTQILPRTPSQHRSPLGDSSSSPTVLLGPGDHRPPQDSPSAPQGSPSSSSTVLLGPGDHRPPLVSPSAPQGSPHATNPRVLEPGSPLVLPSPTVCVTHRTEGLEREGRAPSERHSPGAEATSPGDTAVPKGRARTPRVLSDEALRRRLRVLGEDPGPITELTRRVYLRRLEKLSHSPEGHSPELSAALQTGHVPDCAQDERVLAQQFDRPDRSRHWREGLLKASFNYLLLDPRVTQDLPLRCHHLSPAECFRTFVKAVFYVGKGTRARPYSHLSEALSLYRAGTRKGCPKVRRILEIWASGQGVISVHCFQSSVPAEAYTRESCVVEALGLRTITNQRKGNCYGAAASWPPERRRRLGVHMLHRAMRIFLAEGERQLRPADIQAGR; from the exons ATGCCCCGGAGACCCCGCAGGGTCAGAGCACCCAGGGGTGTCCCTGGGGACACTGCCACCACCCTGGGGCACTGCATCACCCCTGGGGGTGCGGATATGTCCTGCAGGGATGGAGAAGGCACGGCTTCCCTGGATGACACCCAGATcctccccaggacccccagccagcacaggtcccccctgggggacagcagctccagccccacggTGCTGCTGGGTCCTGGGGACCACAGACCCCCCCAGGACTCCCCGTCAGCTCCTCAgggctcccccagctccagctccacggTGCTGCTGGGTCCTGGGGACCACAGACCCCCCCTGGTGTCCCCGTCAGCTCCTCAGGGCTCCCCCCACGCCACCAACCCCAGGGTGCTGGAGCCGGGGAGCCCACTCGTGCTGCCCTCACCCACCGTCTGCGTCACCCATCGCACCGAGGGATTGGAGCGAGAGGGACGGGCGCCCAGCGAGCGGCACAGCCCCGGCGCAGAAGCCACCAGCCCCGGGGACACCGCGGTCCCCAAGGGGCGAGCACGCACCCCGCGGGTGCTCTCGGACGAGGCGCTCCGCCGGCGGCTGCGGGTGCTGGGGGAGGACCCCGGACCCATCACGGAGCTCACCCGGCGCGTGTACCTGCGGCGCCTGGAGAAGCTGAGCCACAGCCCGGAGG GGCACAGCCCCGAGCTGTCGGCCGCGCTGCAGACCGGCCACGTCCCCGACTGCGCCCAGGACGAGCGGGTGCTGGCGCAGCAATTCGACCGCCCCGACCGGAGCCGGCACTGGCGCGAAGGGCTGCTCAAGGCCAGCTTCAACTACCTCCTCCTCGACCCCAG GGTCACCCAGGACCTGCCGCTGCGCTGCCACCACCTGAGCCCAGCTGAGTGCTTCAGGACCTTCGTCAAAGCCGTCTTCTACGTGGGCAAGGGGACGCGCGCCCGGCCCTACAGCCACCTCTCCGAGGCTCTGAGCCTGTACCGGGCGGGGACGAGGAAG GGCTGCCCCAAGGTGCGGCGCATCCTGGAGATCTGGGCGAGCGGGCAGGGCGTCATCTCCGTGCACTGCTTCCAGAGCAGCGTGCCGGCCGAGGCGTACACGCGGGAGAGCTGCGTGGTGGAGGCCCTGG ggctgcGGACCATCACCAACCAGCGGAAGGGGAACTGCTACGGCGCGGCGGCGAGCTGGCCGCCCGAGCGGCGCCGGCGCCTGGGTGTGCACATGCTGCACAGGGCCATGCGCATCTTCCTGGCCGAGGGCGAGCGGCAGCTCCGGCCGGCGGACATCCAGGCTGGGCGCTGA
- the ABHD8 gene encoding protein ABHD8 — translation MLNSITDGLLCCLMGKTTNAVGPLDSVEASNGYSFMEVKPGRILRVRHSMPSRPAAEPPEEPQAGGAERGTVHCKRKITLYRNGQLVIENLGDAVRSEILHCHNGSAEPNSTVELELSELAGQAPAGTPGAGTPGAGTPGSGARDAAPAKRRKRKPKKVINIDCKKQITSCKGTHGDVVLFFIHGVGGSLDIWKEQLDFFTKLGYEVVAPDLAGHGCSSAPQIAAAYTFYALAEDMRAVFKRYAKKRNILIGHSYGVSFCTFLAHEYPDLVHKVIMINGGGPTALEPSLCSIFNMPTCVLHCLSPCLAWSFLKAGFARQGAKEKQLLKEGNAFNVSSFVLRAMMSGQYWPEGDEVYHAELAVPVLLVHGMHDKFVPVEEDQRMAEILLIAFLKVIDEGSHMVMMECPETVNTLLHEFVLWEPETPAGDGQGEKK, via the exons ATGCTGAACAGCATCACCGATgggctcctctgctgcctgatGGGCAAGACGACCAACGCTGTGGGGCCGCTGGACAGCGTTGAGGCCAGCAACGGCTACAGCTTCATGGAGGTGAAGCCGGGGAGGATCCTGCGGGTCCGGCACAGCATGCCGAGCCGCCCGGCCGCCGAGCCGCCCGAGGAGCCGCAGGCGgggggcgcggagcggggcaCGGTGCACTGCAAGCGCAAGATCACCCTGTACCGCAACGGGCAGCTGGTGATCGAGAACCTGGGGGACGCCGTCCGCTCCGAGATCCTGCACTGCCACAACGGCTCGGCAGAGCCCAACAGCACCGTGGAGCTGGAGCTCTCCGAGCTTGCCGGCCAAGCCCCCGCCGGCACGCCGGGAGCCGGCACGCCGGGAGCTGGCACGCCGGGATCCGGCGCCCGCGACGCGGCCCCCGCCAAGCGTCGGAAGCGCAAGCCGAAGAAAGTCATCAACATCGACTGCAAGAAGCAGATCACGAGCTGCAAAGGCACGCACGGCGACGTCGTCCTCTTCTTCATCCACGGCGTGGGCGGCTCGCTGGACATCTGGAAGGAGCAGCTGGACTTCTTCACCAAGCTGGGCTACGAGGTGGTGGCTCCCGACCTGGCCGGCCACGGCTGCAGCTCGGCCCCCCAAATCGCCGCCGCATACACCTTCTACGCGCTGGCAGAGGACATGAGGGCCGTCTTCAAGCGCTACGCGAAGAAGAGGAACATCCTCATAGGGCACTCGTACGG GGTCTCCTTCTGCACCTTCCTAGCCCACGAGTACCCGGACCTGGTCCATAAAGTGATCATGATCAACGGAGGGGGCCCGACGGCGCTGGagcccagcctctgctccaTCTTCAACATGCCCACCTGCGTGCTGCACTGTCTGTCCCCGTGCCTGGCCTGGAGCTTCCTCAA GGCTGGCTTCGCTCGCCAGGGTGCcaaagagaagcagctgctgaaggaaggCAACGCCTTCAACGTGTCCTCCTTCGTGCTGCGCGCCATGATGAGCGGGCAGTACTGGCCCGAGGGCGACGAGGTTTACCACGCGGAGCTGGCCGTGCCCGTGCTGCTGGTGCACGGCATGCACGACAAGTTCGTGCCGGTGGAGGAGGACCAGCGCATGGCCGAG atCCTGCTGATCGCCTTCCTGAAGGTGATCGACGAGGGCAGCCACATGGTGATGATGGAGTGTCCTGAGACGGTCAACACCCTGCTCCACGAGTTCGTCCTGTGGGAGCCCGAGACGCCAGCCGGGGACGGgcaaggagagaagaaataa
- the MRPL34 gene encoding 39S ribosomal protein L34, mitochondrial, with the protein MRAVPRGYEEPIGGGVVGRSALLGEAEVMAAGLGLLWPRAVGGSFLLLRRVSASPFQLRAISVLSRSRDEPLGLGGLVPSWSLQQVRLKARGNEYQPNNRKRKRTHGWIKRISTPGGIEVILRRMLKGRKSLSH; encoded by the exons ATGCGCGCTGTCCCCCGCGGCTACGAGGAGCCAATAGGGGGCGGTGTTGTTGGGAGGTCGGCGTTGCTAGGGGAGGCCGAGGTGATGGCGGCGGGCCTGGGCCTCCTGTGGCCGCGGGCCGTCGGCGGCAG TTTTCTCCTCCTGCGGCGCGTCTCGGCCTCTCCCTTCCAGCTCCGGGCGATCTCGGTTCTGTCAAGGTCCCGGGATGAGCCCCTCGGCCTCGGCGGCCTGGTGCCCTCGTGGAGCCTGCAGCAGGTTCGCCTCAAGGCGCGGGGGAACGAGTACCAGCCCAACAACCGCAAGCGCAAACGGACCCACGGCTGGATCAAACGCATCAGCACACCGGGCGGCATCGAGGTTATCCTCCGGCGTATGCTCAAGGGCAGGAAGTCCCTGAGCCACTGA